The following coding sequences lie in one Arachis hypogaea cultivar Tifrunner chromosome 9, arahy.Tifrunner.gnm2.J5K5, whole genome shotgun sequence genomic window:
- the LOC112712006 gene encoding vacuolar-sorting protein BRO1, whose protein sequence is MAATPSSSAAGATNIMLAIFEKKTNSVDLYRPLRNYIAFNYSEREAQNLEDDLQTLKQQRADIERHSDPSLPSRRDLLQSYFRALCLVETRFPISPDPAHVNALTFVWFDAFKPKQKSSQQNIHLEKASVLFNLGAVYSQIGLSYDRNTVDGRRQASHAFIAAAGAFAYLRDNASMKASIGGSATVDISGECAGMLEKLMLAQAQECVFENSIAKGSTPGVCSKISRQVGLYYEEALAALNVAPLNTHFDKSWIAHVQLKSALFYAEACFRYGLELHEKEEIAEEIARLRSAINVLTEAKKNSKGAAAQILDAIGKLEANINRNLERAVKENDRVYLMRVPSPSSLPPLAAFSMVKPMAMSEVLDASKEKMFASLVPDSSTKALSRYTEMVDDIIRMQAEKLQQASELTRVRLKEMELPDSILALEGNFTLPTSLKEDVEAVQISGGPAGLEAELQQLRDLRRVNQELLVQTEELLQKEAREDSQFRSQFGTKWTRPQSSTLTKNLQDRLNRFAGNLKQAAESDGRIERSVRENSAFMSILDARPIESALPTLARPIMSLDQNEDAIVGSLKQSLRQLETLGAQRAGLEDMLKEMKRKDDILPKLMTSTGSHEDLFKKEIAKYDHICEEIAQNIEAQEQLLMQIQAQNDEFSALFNLEDYKASREKCYKQIEAAIAKFREIKDNINEGLKFYVTLQDAITNVKQQSNDFVMTRNIQCREMIEDVQRQVAGLSFQDKSSGAFSSSYPPVGSQNQRPSTQQTDPRPQTPYYQPPEQPPVSSYGHPPPSYGSAAHQPPPPYHIPPTSAAPYQPHQVHQQAPAEYGQPAYPGWRGPYYNAPAQQPGSVPRPPYTVPSPYPPPHQGGYYKQQ, encoded by the exons ATGGCCGCGACGCCGTCGTCCTCCGCCGCGGGAGCCACCAACATCATGCTCGCAATTTTCGAGAAGAAGACTAATTCCGTCGACCTGTACCGCCCTCTACGCAACTACATCGCATTCAACTACTCCGAGCGTGAGGCCCAGAACCTCGAAGACGATCTCCAAACCCTAAAGCAGCAACGCGCTGACATCGAGCGCCACTCCGATCCCTCCCTCCCTTCCCGCCGCGACCTCCTCCAGTCCTACTTCAGAGCCCTCTGCCTCGTTGAGACCCGATTCCCAATCTCCCCCGACCCGGCGCACGTCAACGCCCTCACCTTCGTCTGGTTCGACGCCTTCAAGCCCAAGCAGAAGTCTTCCCAGCAGAACATCCATCTCGAGAAGGCCTCCGTACTCTTCAATTTGGGAGCAGTGTACAGCCAAATTGGGCTTTCGTATGATCGCAACACCGTGGACGGCCGTCGCCAGGCCTCGCATGCGTTTATCGCAGCCGCGGGGGCGTTTGCTTATTTGAGGGATAATGCGTCCATGAAAGCCTCCATTGGAGGATCCGCCACCGTGGACATCTCGGGGGAGTGCGCTGGGATGCTTGAGAAGCTGATGCTAGCTCAGGCTCAAGAGTGCGTCTTTGAGAACAGTATCGCCAAAGGAAGCACACCAGGTGTTTGTTCCAAGATCTCTAGGCAG GTTGGGCTGTATTATGAGGAAGCTTTAGCTGCATTGAATGTTGCACCTTTAAACACACATTTTGATAAGTCGTGGATAGCGCATGTCCAGCTGAAATCGGCTTTGTTCTATGCTGAAGCTTGCTTTAGGTATGGATTGGAGCtacatgaaaaagaagaaatagcagAGGAGATTGCGCGACTCAGGAGTGCCATTAACGTGCTAACTGAGGCGAAGAAAAATTCAAAGGGTGCTGCAGCACAGATTCTCGATGCAATTGGCAAGTTAGAGGCCAATATTAACCGAAACCTGGAAAGGGCTGTCAAGGAGAACGACAGGGTTTACCTCATGAGAGTTCCTTCTCCCAGTTCCCTACCACCTCTTGCAGCATTTTCTATGGTGAAGCCAATGGCAATGAGTGAGGTGCTGGATGCAAGCAAAGAGAAGATGTTTGCTAGCCTTGTACCTGACAGCAGTACAAAGGCACTCTCCAGGTATACTGAAATGGTAGATGACATTATAAGAATGCAGGCTGAGAAGCTACAGCAAGCTAGTGAGCTAACACGAGTTAGGCTCAAGGAAATGGAACTTCCGGATTCTATTCTTGCTTTGGAAGGAAATTTTACTCTTCCAACAAGTCTCAAAGAAGATGTGGAGGCTGTGCAGATCAGTGGGGGACCTGCTGGCTTGGAAGCAGAGTTGCAGCAACTGAGGGACCTAAGGAGGGTGAATCAAGAACTATTGGTCCAGACTGAGGAGCTGTTGCAAAAGGAAGCAAGAGAAGATTCTCAATTTAGAAGCCAGTTTGGGACAAAATGGACTAGACCTCAATCAAGCACTTTGACAAAGAACTTGCAGGATAGGCTGAACAGGTTTGCAGGTAACTTGAAGCAAGCTGCTGAAAGTGATGGTCGAATTGAGCGTTCGGTTAGAGAAAATTCGGCATTCATGTCAATCCTTGATGCCCGCCCG ATTGAATCCGCACTTCCAACCTTGGCAAGGCCGATTATGTctttagatcaaaatgaagatGCTATTGTGGGATCTCTCAAGCAGAGCCTG AGGCAACTAGAAACTCTTGGAGCCCAAAGGGCTGGTCTTGAAGACATGCTTAAAGAGATGAAAAGAAAG GATGATATATTACCAAAGTTGATGACATCCACTGGCTCTCATGAGGATCTCTTTAAGAAGGAAATAGCAAAATATGATCATATTTGTGAAGAAATAGCTCAAAATATTGAGGCACAGGAGCAACTGTTGATGCAGATCCAG GCTCAGAATGATGAATTCTCGGCTCTCTTCAATCTTGAAGACTACAAAG CTTCACGTGAAAAATGCTACAAGCAGATTGAAGCTGCCATAGCCAAGTTTCGAGAGATAAAAGACAACATTAATGAAGGGTTAAAATTCTATGTTACTCTGCAG GATGCGATCACAAATGTAAAGCAGCAGAGTAATGACTTCGTAATGACAAGGAACATCCAGTGCAGAGAAATGATTGAAGATGTTCAAAGACAAGTGGCTGGTCTGAGTTTCCAAGATAAAAGCTCAGGTGCTTTTAGTAGTAGCTACCCACCAGTTGGAAGCCAAAACCAAAGACCCAGTACACAACAAACAGATCCTCGTCCCCAAACACCTTATTATCAACCACCTGAGCAGCCTCCGGTTTCTTCCTACGGACATCCCCCTCCCTCATATGGTTCAGCAGCGCATCAGCCTCCGCCTCCATACCACATTCCACCAACTTCTGCCGCTCCATACCAACCCCATCAGGTTCATCAGCAGGCACCAGCAGAGTATGGCCAACCTGCATATCCTGGATGGCGTGGTCCATACTATAATGCGCCAGCTCAGCAACCTGGTTCTGTTCCCAGGCCTCCATATACCGTTCCATCTCCATACCCTCCACCTCATCAAGGTGGATACTATAAGCAGCAATAG
- the LOC112712008 gene encoding uncharacterized protein, producing the protein MDTKRFIQLVEEKKKKIMERKEAPLKWEQKLEAAAKAKAEAEAKERRLKAAKHKKRSGSDSDSDYDTDDEGKKTSKRSHRKHRKHSHHDSDHEKRKDKSSKRRAKRRSSESSDFSSDESESISDEERRRKKNHKKLKHRRSKSDSSDSDSSADEISKRKRHHKRHRHSKHSESDFSTDEEDSPVRRRGHGKHHRRHRRSEPGDSDSSSHDAHRKRSHKRNHKHHKRSHNVELRSSDSDDPSHGRRSRSLGKYSDEDSEVERKRSTHKKPNHQPHQSHDKHQHYLDEEKNHSHQRSPKVNGDHEEGLEQTETDEKDGADSGSGAMIENNDDQIV; encoded by the coding sequence ATGGACACCAAACGATTCATCCAGCTGgttgaggagaagaagaagaaaattatgGAGAGAAAGGAAGCTCCCTTGAAGTGGGAGCAGAAGCTGGAAGCTGCTGCAAAGGCCAAGGCTGAAGCTGAAGCTAAAGAGAGGAGGCTGAAGGCTGCAAAACATAAGAAAAGATCAGGATCCGACAGTGACAGTGATTATGACACTGATGATGAGGGTAAGAAGACCAGTAAAAGATCTCATAGGAAGCACAGGAAGCATTCTCATCATGACTCTGACCATgagaaaaggaaagacaaaagctccAAGCGCAGGGCTAAGAGACGGTCCTCAGAATCTAGTGATTTTAGTAGTGATGAATCTGAGAGCATCTCTGacgaagagaggagaagaaagaagaatcacAAGAAGCTAAAACATCGACGATCAAAATCAGATTCAAGTGATTCTGATTCTTCTGCTGATGAAATTAGCAAGAGGAAAAGGCATCACAAAAGGCATCGCCATTCAAAACATAGTGAATCAGACTTCTCTACTGATGAAGAAGACAGTCCAGTTCGTAGAAGAGGTCATGGAAAGCATCACAGACGACACCGACGATCAGAACCTGGTGATTCTGACTCATCAAGTCATGATGCTCATCGTAAGAGAAGCCACAAAAGGAACCATAAACATCACAAGCGATCGCATAATGTGGAGTTGAGATCATCCGATTCTGATGATCCCAGCCATGGGCGAAGAAGCAGGTCACTGGGGAAGTACTCAGACGAAGATTCTGAAGTAGAAAGAAAAAGATCAACACACAAGAAGCCCAACCACCAACCCCATCAGTCACATGACAAACATCAGCACTACTTAGATGAGGAGAAAAATCATTCCCATCAGCGCTCGCCAAAAGTAAATGGAGACCATGAAGAGGGTTTAGAGCAAACTGAAACTGATGAAAAGGATGGTGCTGATAGTGGAAGCGGAGCTATGATTGAGAATAACGATGATCAAATTGTTTGA
- the LOC112712009 gene encoding fruit protein pKIWI502, which yields MMSFSLLHSPHSLNLNLHPHAHFSQPSPFPMSILRRLTLTLRPRLHHNRHRRTATTCAAVRQDTTLWTPAPLSEVEPAAESLFHIAVDISATPDLVESHTRAGQYLQLRVPDAPKPVFLAIASPPKLASARGAFEFLVKSVKGSTAEALCALKRGDLVELSSVMGNGFDISRIDPPEKFGTVIVFATGSGISPIRSLVESGFGAAQRSDVRLYYGARNLQRMAYQDRFKEWESSGVKIVPVLSQPDDSWSGERGYVQEAFKKVKQISNPLSTGAVLCGQKEMTEEVTSILVADGVSGEKILKNF from the exons ATGATGTCATTCTCTCTCTTACACTCCCCACATTCCCTAAACCTTAACCTACACCCCCATGCGCACTTTAGCCAACCCTCTCCCTTTCCTATGTCCATCTTACGCCGCCTCACCCTAACCCTACGCCCTCGCCTCCACCACAATCGCCATCGCCGCACCGCCACCACATGCGCCGCTGTCCGCCAGGACACCACCCTCTGGACCCCGGCTCCGCTCTCTGAGGTGGAACCCGCCGCTGAGTCCCTCTTCCACATCGCCGTCGACATCTCCGCCACGCCCGATCTCGTGGAGTCACACACACGCGCCGGCCAGTACCTTCAGCTACGTGTTCCCGACGCGCCCAAGCCCGTGTTCCTTGCCATCGCATCGCCGCCGAAGCTGGCATCTGCGCGTGGCGCGTTCGAGTTCTTGGTGAAGAGCGTGAAGGGGTCCACTGCGGAGGCGCTGTGCGCGTTGAAGAGAGGGGATTTGGTGGAGCTGAGCTCGGTCATGGGAAATGGGTTTGACATCAGCCGGATCGACCCGCCGGAGAAATTCGGCACTGTCATCGTCTTTGCCACCGGTTCCGGAATTAG CCCAATTCGATCGCTTGTCGAGTCAGGATTTGGTGCTGCTCAAAGGTCTGACGTAAGGCTATATTATGGGGCAAGAAACCTTCAGAGAATGGCTTATCAG GATAGATTTAAGGAATGGGAATCTTCTGGTGTGAAGATTGTGCCTGTGTTATCTCAACCAGATGATAGTTGGAGTGGGGAGAGAGGCTATGTACAG GAGGCATTTAAAAAAGTGAAGCAAATATCAAACCCTTTATCAACTGGTGCAGTACTTTGTGGCCAGAAAGAGATGACTGAG GAAGTGACATCTATTCTCGTTGCGGATGGAGTCTCAGGTGAGAAGATATTGAAGAACTTTTGA
- the LOC140175231 gene encoding secreted RxLR effector protein 161-like — protein sequence MTAMQEKIEVLHRNHTWKLVELPADRKAIGNKWVYKIKRDSNDQVERYRVRLVVKGYAQKEGVDFNEIFFSVVRLTIRVVLAILYPSSEAERMKTSRVPYASAVGSLMYAMICTRPDIAQAVAVVSRFMADPSKEYRNVVKRILRYIKGTSNVALCFGGSEFIVNGYVDSNFAGDIDKRKSTTSYMFTLAGGAVSWLSKLQIVVALSTTKAEYWQLHKHARKLFGFKD from the exons atgacagcaatgcaagaaaaaattgagGTATTACATAGGAACCATACCTGGAAACTTGTTGAACTTCCAGCAGATCGAAAAGCCATTGGTaacaaatgggtttacaagatcaAACGAGATAGTAATGATCAGGTGGAACGATATCGTGTAAGATTGGTTGTCAAGGGATATGCTCAAAAAGAAGGTGTtgacttcaatgaaatatttttttcagTGGTGAGACTTACTATTAGAGTAGTTTTGGCTAT TCTGTACCCTAGTAGTGAAGCAGAGAGGATGAAAACGTCTCGAGTGCCGTATGCATCAGCAGTGGGAAGCCTTATGTATGCCATGATTTGTACAAGGCCGGATATTGCTCAAGCAGTTGCGGTGGTAAGTCGATTTATGGCAGATCCAAGTAAAGAGTATCGGAATGTTGTTAAGAGGATCTTGAGATACATCAAAGGGACCTCGAATGTTGCATTATGTTTTGGAGGATCggaattcattgtcaatggatatgtcGACTCAAACTTTGCAGGTGATATTGATAAACGAAAATCTACTACAAGTTATATGTTTACACTTGCAGGAGGAGCTGTGAGCTGGCTATCTAAATTACAGATTGTTGTAGCTTTATCTACTACAAAAGCTGAATATTGGCAGctacacaagcatgcaaggaagctatttggatTCAAAGATTGA